The Pseudodesulfovibrio sp. zrk46 genome contains a region encoding:
- a CDS encoding zinc ABC transporter substrate-binding protein — protein MKKWKSIYWISLTLCLLLAPATAAMAKPIVFVSIVPQLYFVDRIAGDLVDTRVLVKPNANPHMYEPTPSQMAALSKAKAYFAIGITLEEAWLPRINGANPSLRIVSTQEGIKKIPMATHEGHADKHEHEEHEHGTLDPHIWLDPVRAQTIARNTCQGLIKADPQNKNTYEANLAALLSEIKNTDNTITKIMHRIPSDKRSFLVFHPSWGYFADRYNLNQMAIEAEGKEPGPKDLAQIIKLARENGIKVIFVAPQFSQKAARVIANEINAQVVPLDPLSEDWENNLLKAAQAFEASLN, from the coding sequence ATGAAAAAATGGAAATCGATTTATTGGATTTCGCTGACTCTATGCCTGCTGCTTGCTCCCGCCACAGCGGCAATGGCGAAGCCGATAGTATTCGTCAGCATCGTTCCGCAGTTATATTTTGTGGACAGAATCGCCGGCGATCTCGTCGACACCCGGGTGCTCGTCAAGCCTAACGCAAATCCACACATGTACGAACCCACCCCATCCCAGATGGCGGCCCTTTCAAAGGCCAAGGCATACTTTGCCATAGGAATCACTCTCGAAGAGGCATGGCTTCCACGCATCAATGGGGCCAATCCGTCTTTACGTATCGTGTCCACCCAGGAAGGAATTAAGAAAATCCCCATGGCCACGCATGAGGGTCATGCTGACAAGCATGAGCACGAAGAACACGAACACGGCACCCTGGATCCACACATCTGGCTTGATCCCGTCCGCGCCCAAACCATTGCACGCAACACCTGCCAAGGCCTGATCAAAGCTGATCCGCAAAACAAGAATACCTACGAGGCAAACCTCGCAGCACTGCTGTCTGAGATAAAGAATACAGACAATACCATTACCAAGATCATGCATAGAATTCCGTCAGACAAGCGCTCCTTCCTGGTATTCCACCCGTCCTGGGGCTACTTCGCAGATCGCTACAATCTGAACCAGATGGCCATTGAAGCCGAAGGAAAAGAACCGGGCCCTAAGGATCTTGCACAGATAATCAAACTCGCTCGAGAAAACGGCATCAAGGTGATCTTTGTTGCACCGCAGTTTTCCCAGAAAGCCGCCAGAGTTATTGCCAATGAAATCAACGCACAGGTCGTCCCACTTGATCCGCTTTCCGAAGACTGGGAGAACAACCTCTTGAAGGCTGCCCAAGCCTTTGAGGCCTCACTTAATTAA
- a CDS encoding proline/glycine betaine ABC transporter permease, with translation MFEEAVIPLDGWVTEFIEWLVDNHRDFFQTLKWPVEQLLNGFENGLTAIHPLIVIGVVCLAAWWFSGKRLAVFSAISMAVVGMLGLWEDTMITLAMVLSSVIICALLGVPLGIMAGRSDRFEMALRPVLDAMQTTPAFVYLVPIVMLFSVGNVAGVLATIIFALPPIIRLTSLGIRGVHPELVEASEAFGATRWQVLMKVQIPLALPTILAGLNQTIMMALSMVVIAALIGAGGLGSPVILGLNTLDIGRAVVGGVGIVLMAIVLDRITQSMAQKK, from the coding sequence ATGTTTGAAGAAGCTGTTATCCCCCTTGATGGATGGGTTACCGAATTCATCGAATGGCTTGTTGACAACCATCGCGACTTTTTCCAGACGCTCAAGTGGCCGGTAGAGCAACTGCTCAATGGCTTCGAGAATGGTTTGACTGCTATACATCCCCTTATTGTCATCGGCGTGGTCTGCCTTGCCGCATGGTGGTTTTCCGGCAAACGCCTTGCAGTCTTTTCCGCTATCTCCATGGCAGTCGTCGGCATGCTCGGGCTGTGGGAAGATACCATGATCACTTTGGCCATGGTTTTGTCCTCTGTGATCATCTGCGCCCTGCTCGGCGTTCCGCTCGGTATTATGGCCGGGCGCAGCGATCGTTTTGAAATGGCACTCAGGCCCGTGCTTGATGCCATGCAGACCACACCGGCCTTCGTCTATCTCGTGCCCATCGTCATGCTTTTTTCTGTGGGTAACGTGGCTGGCGTACTGGCAACTATTATCTTTGCTTTGCCGCCCATCATCAGGCTTACCAGTTTGGGTATTCGTGGGGTCCATCCGGAACTGGTGGAGGCCTCAGAGGCTTTTGGTGCCACTCGCTGGCAGGTGTTGATGAAAGTACAGATCCCCTTGGCTTTGCCCACCATCCTGGCTGGGTTGAACCAAACAATAATGATGGCCCTGTCCATGGTCGTTATCGCAGCGCTTATTGGCGCGGGCGGCCTTGGCTCTCCGGTTATCCTTGGTTTGAATACCCTGGATATCGGACGCGCCGTAGTTGGCGGTGTGGGCATTGTGCTCATGGCTATCGTTCTGGACCGCATTACGCAGTCCATGGCTCAAAAGAAGTAA
- the proV gene encoding glycine betaine/L-proline ABC transporter ATP-binding protein ProV, with amino-acid sequence MGTIRVENLYKIFGNKPKKALGMLKEGHDKQFVLEETGMTVGVNNASFTIETGEIFVIMGLSGSGKSTIVRMLNRLIEPTSGRVLVDGQDVTAMNNDELVKFRLYNMSMVFQSFALMPHQTVLDNAAFGLELAGVSKEKRYERAREALAQVGLAGWEDQYPDQLSGGMQQRVGLARGLAVDPEILLMDEAFSALDPLIRTEMQDELLKLQEEHQRTIVFISHDLDEALRIGDRIAIMEGGNVVQVGTPDEILQNPANDYVRAFFRGVDPTNVIGAGDIVRDSHPTLVVRKEGSLRAAHEILSGSEREHGYVMDAKHRFLGVVSSEGIRDAIEQGEPDKSLSQHFLDEADPVNLDESMQDILPMVASSPWPVPVVDANGVYKGVVSKNRFLRTLHRAEEVVLSEGGEA; translated from the coding sequence ATGGGAACTATTCGCGTAGAGAACCTCTACAAGATATTTGGGAACAAGCCGAAAAAGGCATTGGGCATGCTCAAGGAAGGACACGACAAGCAGTTTGTCCTTGAAGAAACCGGCATGACCGTGGGCGTGAACAATGCGTCCTTTACTATTGAGACCGGAGAAATTTTCGTCATCATGGGGCTGTCCGGATCGGGCAAGTCCACTATTGTACGTATGCTCAACCGCCTCATTGAACCCACATCAGGGCGAGTGCTCGTTGATGGGCAAGATGTTACGGCTATGAATAATGACGAGTTGGTCAAGTTCCGACTCTACAATATGAGCATGGTCTTTCAATCTTTTGCTCTTATGCCGCACCAAACTGTGTTGGATAATGCCGCATTCGGATTGGAATTGGCCGGTGTATCAAAAGAAAAACGTTATGAGCGGGCGCGTGAAGCCCTTGCTCAGGTCGGGTTGGCCGGTTGGGAGGATCAATATCCTGACCAACTCAGCGGCGGTATGCAGCAACGTGTCGGTTTGGCCCGTGGGCTGGCCGTTGATCCGGAAATCCTGCTCATGGACGAAGCCTTTTCCGCATTGGATCCGCTTATCCGTACGGAGATGCAGGATGAACTGCTGAAGCTTCAGGAAGAGCATCAGCGTACCATCGTTTTCATCTCTCACGACCTGGATGAAGCCCTTCGAATCGGTGATCGCATTGCCATCATGGAAGGCGGCAACGTTGTTCAGGTTGGTACGCCTGACGAAATTTTGCAGAACCCGGCAAACGATTATGTGCGTGCCTTTTTCCGCGGCGTCGATCCCACCAATGTTATTGGCGCTGGAGATATCGTCCGCGATTCCCACCCCACACTTGTTGTGCGCAAGGAGGGCAGCCTGCGTGCCGCTCATGAGATCCTTAGTGGCAGCGAGCGCGAGCATGGTTATGTGATGGACGCCAAACACCGCTTTCTCGGTGTGGTCTCATCGGAAGGCATACGTGACGCCATTGAGCAAGGTGAGCCAGATAAGTCGTTGAGTCAGCATTTTCTGGACGAGGCCGATCCGGTGAACCTTGATGAGTCCATGCAGGATATCCTGCCAATGGTCGCATCAAGCCCCTGGCCCGTACCGGTGGTCGACGCAAATGGTGTCTACAAGGGTGTGGTCTCAAAGAACCGTTTCCTGCGAACTTTGCATCGAGCTGAAGAAGTCGTTCTTTCGGAAGGAGGCGAAGCCTAA
- the proX gene encoding glycine betaine/L-proline ABC transporter substrate-binding protein ProX, whose amino-acid sequence MKLMKLTLAAICAVLIASTAMAMNMKPGEGVTLKPARATWNTGFFQEALARRGLEELGYEVKKPKDLANPIAYKSIYLGDIDYWCNGNFPLHNDQLPKNFEKKGAILDPIIKAGGMQGYLVSKKEVEKFGIKSLDDFKRPEVIKAFDQNGDGKADLVACPPGWGCEKVIGQHMKAYDLGKYIKPIKAAYEAGMASALGAYKAGKPVFFYTWTPNWTVYKLQPGKDVMWINVPENPEFNDTVSGVQGAVSDPLRNGFMVYDITVVANKKFMEENPAAATFLKSFKLTIGDVSAQNTRMNAGEKSDKDIAKHVDEWIAAHQDAWNGWLDAARKAAK is encoded by the coding sequence ATGAAACTTATGAAGTTGACGCTCGCCGCCATTTGCGCAGTGCTGATCGCGTCTACCGCTATGGCAATGAACATGAAACCGGGCGAGGGTGTGACCCTCAAACCCGCACGCGCTACCTGGAACACCGGTTTCTTCCAGGAAGCCCTGGCCCGTCGTGGTCTGGAAGAGTTGGGCTATGAAGTCAAGAAACCCAAAGACCTCGCCAACCCCATTGCTTACAAGTCCATCTACCTTGGTGACATCGACTACTGGTGCAACGGCAACTTCCCGCTGCACAACGATCAGCTGCCCAAGAACTTCGAGAAGAAGGGTGCCATTCTTGATCCTATCATCAAGGCCGGTGGTATGCAGGGCTATCTCGTTTCCAAAAAGGAAGTAGAGAAGTTCGGCATCAAGTCTCTGGACGATTTCAAGCGTCCTGAAGTCATCAAGGCGTTTGACCAGAATGGTGACGGCAAAGCAGACCTCGTTGCCTGCCCTCCGGGCTGGGGTTGTGAAAAGGTCATCGGTCAGCACATGAAGGCCTATGATTTGGGTAAGTACATCAAGCCCATCAAGGCTGCCTACGAAGCAGGCATGGCTTCCGCTCTTGGTGCTTACAAAGCCGGCAAGCCGGTATTCTTCTACACCTGGACCCCCAACTGGACTGTTTACAAGCTGCAGCCCGGTAAGGACGTGATGTGGATCAACGTTCCTGAGAATCCCGAGTTCAACGACACTGTTTCCGGCGTTCAGGGTGCGGTTTCCGATCCCCTGCGTAACGGTTTCATGGTCTACGACATCACCGTCGTTGCAAACAAGAAGTTCATGGAAGAGAATCCGGCAGCAGCCACTTTCCTCAAGAGCTTCAAGCTGACCATCGGTGACGTTAGCGCCCAGAATACCCGCATGAACGCTGGTGAGAAGTCCGACAAGGATATCGCCAAGCATGTGGACGAATGGATCGCCGCTCACCAGGATGCTTGGAACGGTTGGCTCGACGCAGCTCGCAAGGCTGCTAAGTAG
- a CDS encoding sigma 54-interacting transcriptional regulator, which translates to MEIQSLLLEMGEQRSTNVLFSLIVDRLFHFEEVSLVRIWLVKDGDICSTCPMAEECSRNDKCLHLVASAGQSLRDSSDDWSRLDGKFSRFPMGVRKVGHIAATGKPVVVESIPDDSTWIADPTWAEQEGIQGFAGQPMQFHDDIMGVLAVFTKTRITEPALDVLNIIANHAATALANARAFERIEDLKKRLEEENSYLREELQDVTSYGGFIGRSAALERIVQQIDLVAATNANVLIQGESGTGKELVARELHLRSDRSSKPLIKVNCASIPKELFASEFFGHVKGAFTGAHANREGKFGAAHMGTLFLDEVGEIPLELQSQLLRVLQESEYERVGEEKVRKVDVRIIAATNRDLQKEVEEGRFREDLYFRLNVFPITVPPLRKRKEDIAPLAESFLTRSLKVMKRPVVQFTDKQLASLIEHDWPGNVRELQNIVERFAIASIGGSAQVEIFSSVYEDKHCSEPSALGEADALLTEDEMLELQKRNTEKALALCNGKIYGDDGAAALLGVKPTTLATRVQKMGLKRRK; encoded by the coding sequence ATGGAAATTCAATCACTCCTTTTGGAAATGGGTGAGCAACGATCGACGAACGTCTTGTTCAGCTTGATTGTTGATCGCCTTTTTCACTTCGAAGAAGTGTCGCTCGTCCGTATTTGGCTCGTGAAGGACGGCGACATCTGTTCCACTTGCCCAATGGCCGAAGAGTGTTCCCGCAATGACAAATGCCTTCACCTTGTGGCCAGCGCAGGGCAATCCCTCCGCGATAGTTCCGATGACTGGTCTCGCCTTGATGGTAAGTTCAGTCGATTCCCCATGGGGGTAAGGAAGGTCGGCCACATTGCAGCGACAGGGAAACCGGTTGTAGTGGAGTCTATCCCCGACGATTCGACCTGGATTGCCGATCCGACATGGGCAGAGCAGGAAGGCATACAAGGGTTCGCCGGACAACCCATGCAATTCCATGACGACATAATGGGCGTGCTGGCGGTCTTTACCAAGACGCGGATCACTGAGCCTGCCTTGGATGTTCTGAACATCATCGCAAACCATGCAGCCACGGCTCTAGCCAACGCCCGGGCCTTTGAAAGAATTGAAGATCTGAAGAAGCGGCTCGAAGAGGAAAACAGCTACCTGCGGGAAGAACTGCAGGATGTCACTTCTTATGGTGGATTCATCGGGCGGAGCGCGGCCCTGGAGCGCATTGTCCAGCAGATCGATCTGGTGGCCGCAACCAATGCCAACGTTCTTATTCAAGGGGAATCCGGTACGGGTAAAGAACTTGTTGCCCGTGAACTGCATTTGAGAAGTGACCGGAGCAGCAAACCGCTCATCAAGGTTAACTGCGCGTCTATCCCCAAGGAACTTTTTGCCAGCGAATTTTTCGGCCACGTCAAAGGGGCCTTTACCGGAGCGCATGCCAACCGGGAGGGTAAATTCGGGGCTGCCCATATGGGAACCCTTTTCCTTGATGAAGTGGGTGAAATCCCTCTTGAGTTGCAGTCTCAGCTTCTACGCGTGCTTCAGGAAAGTGAGTACGAGCGAGTTGGTGAGGAGAAGGTCCGTAAAGTTGATGTTCGAATTATCGCCGCCACCAATCGAGACCTGCAAAAGGAAGTGGAAGAGGGCCGTTTTCGTGAAGACCTCTATTTCCGACTGAACGTATTTCCCATCACCGTGCCTCCTCTTAGAAAAAGAAAGGAGGACATCGCTCCGTTGGCCGAGAGTTTTCTGACTCGCTCTCTCAAAGTAATGAAGCGCCCAGTGGTGCAGTTCACTGACAAGCAGTTAGCCAGCCTGATTGAACACGACTGGCCGGGCAACGTTCGGGAGCTTCAGAACATCGTGGAGCGTTTCGCCATTGCCTCTATCGGTGGTTCTGCTCAGGTGGAGATATTCAGCTCCGTCTATGAAGACAAACATTGTTCAGAGCCTTCAGCTCTTGGCGAAGCCGATGCGTTGCTGACAGAGGATGAAATGCTTGAACTGCAGAAGCGCAATACAGAGAAAGCGTTGGCGCTGTGTAATGGCAAGATTTATGGAGACGACGGAGCAGCAGCTTTGTTGGGCGTGAAGCCGACAACACTGGCTACACGGGTACAGAAGATGGGTCTTAAGCGTCGGAAGTAG
- a CDS encoding DUF169 domain-containing protein, giving the protein MTYKEIQNVLMREMRLYHYPVAVKFFFDKDEMQHFYDNAPEIHTPLKPMTFCQWEIAARMSGQIVYAGVDSLGCGNAKYAFGWKDLDEGEIKGHAKYVQDLDQAERFVKSKHQLKNKLLGIAVAPLGSIDDLYEPDVIHFYCDNMQAYHLAVDYMAATDTHPLRPNITMNSSACGGCVYTHVEQEFNMLPACSGSYNAGKTERGEVNVMIPGSKFRATFNRLMDRINKASSSITRPGDGFPGADICKNCPLIIFKKNQ; this is encoded by the coding sequence ATGACCTACAAGGAAATACAGAACGTATTGATGAGAGAAATGCGTCTCTACCATTATCCGGTTGCCGTTAAATTCTTTTTCGACAAAGACGAGATGCAACATTTCTATGACAATGCCCCGGAAATCCACACTCCACTCAAACCCATGACCTTTTGTCAGTGGGAGATTGCAGCTCGCATGTCCGGCCAGATCGTCTATGCGGGCGTTGACAGTCTCGGCTGCGGCAACGCCAAATACGCATTCGGCTGGAAAGACCTGGACGAGGGAGAGATCAAAGGCCACGCCAAGTACGTACAGGATTTGGATCAGGCGGAACGGTTCGTTAAGAGCAAGCACCAGCTCAAGAACAAACTGCTGGGTATTGCTGTCGCCCCACTCGGCTCCATCGATGACCTGTACGAGCCGGACGTCATCCACTTCTACTGTGACAACATGCAGGCGTACCACTTGGCCGTTGACTACATGGCCGCCACTGACACCCATCCGCTGCGTCCGAACATCACCATGAATTCCTCTGCCTGCGGCGGTTGCGTCTACACCCACGTCGAGCAGGAATTCAACATGTTACCGGCATGCTCCGGCAGCTACAATGCGGGCAAAACCGAACGAGGCGAGGTCAATGTCATGATCCCGGGTTCCAAGTTCAGAGCCACATTCAACCGCCTCATGGACCGCATCAATAAAGCCAGCAGTTCCATCACTCGTCCCGGAGACGGCTTCCCCGGTGCGGATATTTGTAAAAACTGTCCCTTGATCATCTTTAAA
- the map gene encoding type I methionyl aminopeptidase, with translation MIIKTNKQIEFMRKAGLLLHKAHMVAKEMAEPGVTTEAINAEVEKFIASNNATPLFKGVPGIVPFPAACCMSVNEEIVHGIPSPRKLMDGDILSIDIGVRLDGWCSDCACTHAIGNIDDEKRKLLTITEECLRLAIKEIKPEIKWSIIAKKMAKHARNAGFSVVENLVGHGIGEGLWEAPEVPNYYARQIKDFKLKQGLVIAVEPMINAGVKYNETLKDHWTIVTKDRKPSAHFEHSIAVTSSGAKVLTCGPNGEGWAM, from the coding sequence ATGATCATAAAGACCAATAAGCAAATCGAATTCATGCGCAAAGCCGGGCTGTTGCTGCATAAGGCCCATATGGTTGCCAAAGAGATGGCTGAACCCGGGGTAACCACTGAAGCAATCAATGCAGAGGTGGAAAAATTCATCGCCTCAAACAATGCCACCCCGCTCTTCAAGGGAGTTCCGGGCATCGTTCCTTTCCCCGCTGCTTGCTGCATGTCTGTTAACGAAGAAATTGTTCACGGCATCCCATCCCCCCGCAAACTCATGGATGGGGACATCCTGAGCATTGACATAGGCGTACGTCTGGATGGCTGGTGCTCAGACTGTGCATGTACACACGCTATTGGCAACATTGATGACGAGAAAAGGAAACTGCTGACCATAACAGAGGAATGTCTGCGACTCGCCATCAAGGAAATCAAGCCTGAAATTAAATGGAGCATCATAGCCAAAAAAATGGCCAAACATGCTCGCAACGCCGGATTCTCCGTTGTCGAGAATCTTGTCGGTCACGGTATTGGTGAAGGCCTTTGGGAGGCTCCGGAAGTACCCAACTACTACGCTCGGCAAATCAAGGATTTCAAACTCAAACAAGGGCTTGTCATAGCGGTAGAACCCATGATCAACGCTGGAGTCAAATACAATGAGACTCTCAAAGATCACTGGACAATAGTCACAAAGGACCGCAAACCTTCCGCACATTTTGAGCACAGCATTGCAGTCACATCCTCTGGAGCAAAAGTTTTGACATGTGGCCCCAACGGCGAAGGTTGGGCCATGTAG
- a CDS encoding transcriptional repressor, with product MKDDKSTASSHSLLKTMGLRPTLNRVLVLDTIASSDKALTAREIFEGVTKEHNLNRVTVYRTLETLFDNGAINRTSCGDRIQHFCIGKTHSHFHCTECGEVKCIDNKELQFDEHSVMKSLPMQINSINLQLEGICDKCSHTL from the coding sequence ATGAAAGACGACAAATCAACAGCATCATCACACTCTCTTCTCAAGACCATGGGGCTGCGCCCTACACTCAACAGAGTTCTGGTCCTCGACACCATTGCATCCAGCGACAAGGCACTGACTGCACGAGAAATATTCGAAGGCGTTACCAAAGAGCATAACCTGAACAGGGTAACCGTATACCGAACCCTTGAGACACTATTCGACAACGGCGCCATAAACCGCACCAGCTGTGGTGATCGAATCCAGCATTTCTGCATCGGCAAGACGCACAGCCATTTTCACTGTACAGAATGTGGCGAAGTAAAATGTATTGATAATAAAGAACTGCAGTTCGATGAACACAGCGTAATGAAATCACTGCCCATGCAGATCAACAGCATCAATCTACAGTTGGAAGGTATCTGCGACAAATGTAGTCACACTCTGTAG
- the gap gene encoding type I glyceraldehyde-3-phosphate dehydrogenase, translating into MATRIAINGFGRIGRYLTRLLAHDQSLELVAVNDIMTIDEVTHLLKYDSVHGRFDGVESRDENSFSVNGSAIRYTKHSPEEWDWTSADVDIVVESAGIFTKRDFAEQHIQAGAKRVVIAAPADDADITVVMGVNDADLNNDHTIISNASCTTNCLALPIQHIEREFGIVHGNMTTVHPYTLRQRILDGSHSDIRRARACAENIVPTPVGAHKTVTKVIPELKNKLFGSALRVPTASVALIDLVCELKTSTTTEAVRETLRKAANEHMAYCTEPLVSSDFTGSTFGSVVDEEMTVVTDGTMLRLLAWYDNEAGFTNQLHRLLLKLHN; encoded by the coding sequence ATGGCTACACGCATTGCAATCAATGGATTTGGAAGAATAGGCCGTTACCTGACTCGCCTTCTCGCTCACGACCAGTCTCTTGAACTGGTCGCGGTCAATGACATCATGACCATCGACGAGGTGACTCATCTACTGAAGTACGATTCGGTCCATGGACGATTTGACGGCGTAGAATCACGAGACGAGAACAGCTTCAGCGTGAATGGTTCAGCAATCCGCTACACAAAGCACTCCCCGGAAGAATGGGATTGGACCTCGGCTGATGTGGATATCGTGGTCGAGTCTGCAGGCATCTTCACCAAGAGGGACTTTGCCGAGCAGCATATTCAGGCTGGCGCCAAACGTGTCGTCATCGCCGCTCCTGCTGACGACGCCGACATCACCGTGGTTATGGGTGTCAACGACGCTGACTTGAACAACGACCACACCATTATTTCCAATGCGTCATGCACCACCAACTGTCTCGCCCTGCCGATCCAGCACATAGAGCGCGAGTTCGGCATCGTACATGGCAACATGACAACGGTTCACCCGTACACCCTGCGTCAACGAATATTGGATGGAAGCCACTCCGACATTCGAAGAGCCCGTGCCTGTGCTGAAAACATCGTTCCCACGCCGGTGGGTGCGCACAAGACTGTCACGAAGGTCATCCCTGAGCTGAAGAACAAGCTTTTCGGAAGCGCCCTTCGTGTTCCGACCGCGTCCGTAGCGCTCATCGATCTCGTCTGTGAGCTGAAGACATCCACCACAACGGAAGCGGTCAGAGAAACCCTACGCAAAGCCGCCAACGAGCACATGGCCTACTGCACGGAGCCGCTCGTTTCTTCCGACTTCACCGGCTCAACCTTCGGTTCGGTAGTTGATGAAGAAATGACCGTCGTAACCGATGGGACCATGCTCCGCCTGTTAGCCTGGTACGACAATGAAGCAGGCTTCACCAACCAGCTCCACCGCCTGCTGCTCAAGCTTCATAACTAA
- a CDS encoding FAD-dependent protein gives MKPIFVEVKIDPDHINKPGAIRKAALEKAGVPDDKDISTRVARRSIDARSRRPKYVLRVAVGEKEAVEPEESVFKPITLGGRRVIIVGAGPAGYFAALTLLENGIRPILLERGKDVNSRRKDLKKIYSEGLVHPDSNYCFGEGGAGTYSDGKLYTRATKRGNVGRILDLLIANGAPVDIRIDAHPHLGSNVLPRIVSKMREDIIACGGEVHFEARVDDFLVGDDRMTGVVINGDQRITADAVLLATGHSARDIFRSLMARGITIEAKPFAMGVRIEHPQPLIDSIFYHHSPRHENLPAASYRIATQVDGRGVFSFCMCPGGYVVPASTAPGELVLNGMSLAARNAPFANAGLVAEIRLDDVGAGNDPLRALEFQASVEKAMFAAGDGVTQKAPAQLVADFVAGRVSNKLPKSSYIPGIYSAPVHELLPSVVSESLRNALPVLGRKHKGFDSNEAKVLAVESRTSSPVRIPRDRETLEHVSIKGLFPCGEGAGYAGGIISAAMDGEKVAQAIVRSFSPA, from the coding sequence ATGAAGCCCATATTTGTTGAAGTGAAGATCGATCCTGATCATATCAATAAGCCGGGAGCCATACGTAAGGCGGCTTTGGAGAAGGCTGGTGTGCCTGATGACAAGGATATCTCCACTCGTGTCGCCCGCCGTTCCATCGATGCTCGCTCCCGGAGACCCAAATATGTGCTTCGTGTTGCCGTAGGTGAGAAGGAGGCGGTTGAGCCGGAAGAGTCCGTCTTTAAGCCCATTACCCTTGGCGGCCGTCGTGTTATCATCGTCGGCGCTGGTCCTGCCGGGTATTTTGCAGCCCTGACGTTGTTGGAAAACGGTATTCGCCCCATCCTGCTGGAGCGTGGCAAGGATGTGAACTCCCGCCGTAAGGATCTCAAAAAGATATACTCGGAAGGATTGGTTCACCCTGACTCCAACTATTGTTTCGGCGAGGGCGGAGCCGGAACCTATTCCGACGGCAAGCTGTATACCCGAGCCACCAAGCGCGGCAATGTGGGCCGTATCCTCGACCTGCTCATCGCTAACGGCGCTCCTGTCGATATCCGTATTGATGCTCACCCGCACCTCGGTTCCAATGTGTTGCCTCGAATCGTGAGCAAAATGCGTGAGGATATTATCGCCTGTGGCGGCGAGGTGCATTTTGAAGCTCGCGTGGATGACTTCCTTGTAGGGGATGACCGGATGACGGGTGTCGTGATCAATGGAGATCAGAGAATCACGGCAGACGCGGTTTTGCTGGCTACAGGGCATTCAGCGCGCGATATTTTTCGCTCTCTCATGGCTCGCGGTATCACCATCGAAGCGAAACCCTTTGCCATGGGCGTACGTATTGAGCATCCTCAGCCGCTTATTGATAGCATTTTTTATCACCATTCTCCGAGGCATGAGAACTTGCCTGCAGCGAGTTATCGTATTGCCACGCAAGTGGATGGTCGCGGCGTGTTTTCCTTCTGCATGTGCCCGGGCGGGTATGTCGTTCCGGCCTCCACTGCTCCGGGAGAACTGGTGCTTAATGGTATGAGCCTTGCCGCTCGTAATGCTCCCTTTGCCAACGCCGGGCTGGTGGCTGAGATCAGGCTCGATGATGTTGGTGCAGGCAATGATCCGCTTCGTGCTCTGGAATTTCAGGCTTCGGTGGAGAAGGCCATGTTTGCTGCCGGAGACGGTGTGACGCAAAAGGCTCCGGCACAGCTCGTTGCTGACTTTGTGGCGGGCAGGGTTTCTAACAAGTTGCCCAAGAGTTCGTATATCCCCGGCATTTATTCGGCGCCTGTGCATGAGCTGTTGCCGTCAGTCGTGTCTGAAAGTCTTCGGAATGCGTTGCCGGTTCTTGGACGCAAGCATAAGGGGTTCGACTCCAATGAAGCCAAAGTGCTTGCAGTCGAGTCCCGCACCAGCTCTCCGGTGCGTATCCCTCGTGACAGGGAAACGTTGGAACATGTCAGCATAAAGGGACTGTTCCCGTGTGGGGAGGGCGCTGGTTACGCTGGCGGTATTATCTCGGCGGCCATGGACGGGGAAAAGGTCGCGCAGGCCATTGTCCGATCGTTTAGTCCTGCATAA